DNA from Artemia franciscana chromosome 8, ASM3288406v1, whole genome shotgun sequence:
tttaaaaaaaagtaacgtTTGTTCGTTCttagtttatttaaaatatacacaataaatCGTGCCAAAAACTATAGTCTTACATAGATGTGTAAATTGAAGAAGCCaatatacgatttttttttttttttttaccgggtgttaaatatttatttcctACCTGTCTTAAACTTTCCCACGAAACATGTGCAATCTTGtcaaataggtaaagagccgaGAGGTATATTAGCTCCGGTATCTTTGAGAAAGTTGCAGATATAAGTCCAATTACCTATAAAATATTGTCCttaaataatgttttatttcttatgCAGCATTTAAGGGCCCCTCAATTAGCGTATAGTGTCATAATAAAATATGCGAAGCAAAGATTGCTgtttataataataacaatatcaCCCAtttcacaaaacagaggttaagtggagtaaatacaaaagaaaaacagcaaaagtaaaacaagaaacaaagttAATcgcatacagaaaaaagacacGGCTCTCTTATGCCAAAGCTGTACCATTGCTTCTTACTTAAACAGGTAAGTAGAAATTTCAATGTCCCTTCTAATGAACATCCGGAATCATCAAGGAGGAATATGAAGAGGAATATTCCGGGGAGGAAGTTCCCATGGGGGGGAGGGAATTTCCCGGGAGAGAGCAAACGCCTAGACCCGGTTTATGCATGAAGTGAGGTTAGTAACTTGAATCAGGAGGGTTGTGTCCTATCCCCGTTTAAATGTTCTATTTTGATGGACCTTGTCCTAAGGAATATAGCAATGGCTATGGCCAAATTTGGAATCAAGTGTGAAGGTAAAacctctcctagacttagattattcAGACAATTTGGTcgtcccaaaaaaaaatgtttgcaaaatgagtgaattttagaggttttgagaGCTCGGGGAGCAAGAATATGTTTGAAGATTAATGTTAGGACCCTTcgactaggaataaatgaaggtgaAAAGGTGCTGTTTGGCAGCGAGGAAATCCATCAAATGGATAGCTTCAGTTACATGGTCTGTaccataggcagcgcaatagcgctagaaacttcaaaaaagggctcattcgattgggatAGGAAGGGGCTAGTGCCTTATTTAATCAATAGTTAAAAGTGatggatggcaactagcccccccccctccggcTACCCCTGTTTTCACCAaccgcatctgattgaaattgtgagatagccattttgttcaaaatagtcgaaagaaTATATgacaatgcctctagggttaGCACCACCCCCCAGAGTCATGGGGAAAGTGTTGTAAATTActccctgggggtatataaggtttttatgggatGTCCGATGGTATAAAATTTTGATGCagcttatttgttttaaaattggaagttatagtgccctttttaagagctcGAAGTGATTCGAGAGTAACCAACCCCCTCActccacgcccatcatttcccaaaacatatccaataaaaattttgagataacaattatgttcagcgtagttgaagggtccagaaataatgtctttgaggatgacagccaCCCCACAACCCTCAGAgcatgggttgtaagttatgccctggggctaaataaggtttttatagaatggGTGGTCGTGTATACTTCTAAGGGTCTCATTGGATTGTTAAgcagaagttttagttcccttttgaGAGTCAAAGTAATCAGAGGaccactacccccccccccccctccccgacaagttttgttttcccaaaatgtatccaatagaaattttgagatagccattctgttcaaaatagtccaaagatcatataacaagactTTTTGGGTTGTTACAAACCATCAGAGCCTGggggcgagggttgtaagttataccccccTGGgcatttgaagtttttatggaacggaTGGTTGTATAcgttagaggtggctcatttagttgaaacttggaagttttatttccatttcaagagttaaaagtgatgcaggtcaactagcctccccccccTAACTACTCCTCTTTTCAtgaaacgcatctgattgaaattgtgagatatccattttaaaGCAGAAttgtccaaagaacatataacatcGCCTTCAGGGTTGGCACAACCCCCCAGAGTTGTGCCTTGAGGGCATATtaggttcttatggaatgggccgtcgtataaacttcagatggggctcatttgatcttAAATTAGAAGCTATAATGCTcgtttaagagtcaaagtcatttgagagcaaccaggccccccccatgcccatcatttcttccgaaaaaaaaaatccaaacaaagttttgagacatctatttttgtcagcattgttgaaagctCAGTAATTTTgcgtttggggatgtcaacccctCTCAGGCCTcaaggcaagggctgtaagttaggcaatttggttattgtttatatatagtatatattattgagaaaaggtatgcatgtttgacaaCTACTCTCAAGTACAAAAGGTCCCAAGTACAGAAGGCATTAAGTTGAGTCTTTTAAGAAATGTTGatgggagtgttgaactaaatcaaagcatgtTATGTGTGTAGGGGTTGTCAAAATagtgtaactcaggaatgagtGAGTATATCAAGTTTgcattttcaggaaatgataagggagatgatcaattaaCCAGAAAGTACCCACTACAGAGTACCTACTACTCTGTAGTAGGTACTACTAAGGTtgaggatattgaaataaacatctGAAAAAATATTGAGGGAAAAGTTGAACTAAACTAAAGTATattatgtgcatacagattgctAATATGGGCTATCAGCTATattttggaacggcttatcgCATCAAAAGGAAATTTCTAGGGTATCATGGGTGGATAtccaattgaccaaaaggcaaaatgtacgTGCTACCACTGCTAttaatgctgctgctactactgttggTACTACTACTAATTATGTGCTATTACTGCTAgtactgttcctactactaccactactactatgatactagtacaTTTAAGGCTAAGCGTAtgaaggtattaagttggaactttcagagaatacttaaaggggacgatcaattgatcaaaaggtaatatatgcatGTAACTACTAACactattaccactactacttttattaattctactactgctactaaactgcTCAAACTACTGCTTCAGTTTCAACAACTTGTAAGGTTtggagtattaagatgaaaaggcgTCAAAAGGGGTTAAAGCACaaatagaacagaaattaattaaaaaaatattttcctcaaaataagttttcaaggaaatataaagaactccattaaatcaaaaataggcaaaaatagaatcaaataatctaccatgCGCAACACTACCACGAATCggcattaataaataaatgaagccccaaacgaacagatattacaagaaataacaaaactcaaaacgagcaaaaattaacatgattagggctcacaaacccctatgccttctcgaGGCTTCAATATAATTAGCACTCTACTGAAAAAGAGCtagtgttttcacttttattactttaataaattaaaggttattattattttatggaaTAAATATAAGCatgtgtatattaaactgacaatgcactttcatttgtattttttttcagtcaagtgcaaattatattctggcttTGAGAAGGCAAAGCGGTTGTGAGCCCTAATCTTGTTAATATCTGCTCGTTTTGTGTTTGACtctattatttattgtaattaaatgtTAAATTATGTCTCTGTCATGTATTGTGTACCAAAAatctattataaataatatttatattagaCAGAATTTATCTGTTATGCATACAAAATTAACTTCAAAtattatacaaaatttctttattctaataatttaattttgtttaattgcaGAAACAAGTATTAGAGGTAAACGCTTCCTCATATAGTGCCTATCTTATTGACTCGAAGCCTGAACGTGAGGTGGACATGCATCAGGTCTCTATGCTGCGCCATTTCACTATAACCGACGACACCAAAGAATATTGGGGCTTTTATCTCCTGAAAGGCTCCAAAATTACAGTTTCATCCTGCAGTGGGTAAGTTCAAACCTTCCATTCATTCACCTcatattccttaaaattttggCTACATGTTCTGCTTATGTTTAGGAGAGGAGTGTTTTCAGTTGAGCCTCTCCTGGGTAAAAGTTTAGAACGTTAAAAATCTGATTCGAAATTACGTTTGCATTTTATTGGTTATGAGAGCCAGTCACGAAtacctggggggggggtatcaaaataacaaacaaatcaGCTAAGTTATCTGGACGTGTcgagatattttgaaaaatgtgataATCACTATCTTTTTGGGAGGAAGATCTCTGACCTGACACGGCTACATTGTCTAATTACGTTTAGGAGAGGAGTCTTTTTAGTTGAGTCTCTCCTGGGCAAAAGTTTAGAACGTTAAAAACCTGATGCGAAATTATGTTAGCATTTTATTAGGTTATGAGAGCCAGTCACGAAtacctggggggggggaacaaaataacaaacaaatcaGCTAAGTCAACTGaacatattgaaatattttgaaaaatttaataatcacTAGCATTTTGGGAGGGAGATCCCTCATCTGACACGCATAACAGGTATTGCTCCCAAAAGTGTTCAAAatcgaaacttaaaaaaagaatcacaCAATTTTGGGATGGCGTCTCCTGCTATGGAAGATTACATTTCTAATTCAAGAACTTTTGTTGAAGTATGATTTTGGcgtttcatctttttttctgtatatatcTGTTTTTACCTGTGTGGTAGTTTCTAAGCCAAAGTAATTATTCCTTTTCTACTGTCACCTTGGCAGGTGTTATCAGCTCCAGGCGAGTAAAATCATAATTTGTGTAATAAGCACCAAGAAATtcaggaatatatatatatatatatatatatatatatatatatatatatatatatatatatatatatatatatatatatatatatatatatatttaaaatattggcTACCATGCTGtgataaaaaatattcaaataaaattctattcTATAAATTGCTGATAAAAGGTCTTGATGTCCTAGCTCTGTAAGTACATGCATGTGTCAATTGCTGGAGTAATAACCTGACAACAGCTCTAAGAGTCGCTTCAGGATGTTTATGGTCTACCATCAGAAACTACCTTGAGCTTCAAGTCTCATAAATTTCCTAAAATGTTTGATTTATTACTTTATGTTTTagtgatttgaaattttttacttataggCGATATGGAACAACTCTGCTCGTTATTCGTGgtcgacagaatttgcaatatTGTGCCTATGTTGGTGAAGAATCCACTGAGGATAATGACTCATCTGAAGAAGCCGTTGCGGTAAGAGAGGCAAGAAAGTTTAGTCCCAGATTAAACGTAACCGTTCAATCAGAAGAACTGTCAGAGCAAAATGGATCAAGAGCAGACTCTCAGTCTTCTACCATCAATACATTTGGTATCGTTAAGGAGGCGTTATTAAGTGAAGTCaacaatatttacaaaaaagtaCAAAGTAAAGATCATGAAAGTGGGGCAAATAGTAAGTTATGGTATTCTTTGAATGGGGAAAATCATAGGGAAAAACGTCGTGTCTTGGAGCGCACCATTGACATACCCAGACTTGAAGATAGTTCGGAAGAGGGAACGGAAGCTTTTCTAGAAAATTCGGGAGAATTCGAAGACCCAAATGAGTTTTCGAAGAAGTGGAGGGAACGCCATGATGGCATGGCTCAAGACCACGGTGGCATAAATTTCACCAGGAATCTTGACTCCAACTCTGAAGAAGGATCCTCTTTTTCAAGCAGTGAGGAAGCTATGCTCAAGTGCTCTGGATTTGTTGAATATATGCTCCTCAACTCTGACCCAAAATGTATGGAGCCAATCGAGCCAACTTCAAATACGGTCTCATTCACAGTTCAAGAAGacgattattattatttcattttttctagtgaCAACGAACGATATGATGCTCCGATGAGTGCTAGATTCACTATTGATAGAATTGTGTACAAAGTAACTGCTCCAATTGAAACGTGTGTGAACTCTACAAAGTGTGAGTTCAGCCTATCTTTTGGATCCAGTCAAAGAGTATTGCTTTCTTTAAATACACCCGAAACAGATTCATCCGTGTGGGATGAAATCTACACTGTGAAATCGATATGTGAGCCCCGAGTCAGTATGTATATGGGCTTTGTTTTAACTGCCATTATCTTGCTCATGTTTTTTGCCTTTGCATAGGTATCAAGTTTTCCTGGGATTGTAGccctgaaaaattctctaaATCAAGTAACTTACGCGTTGAATTATATAAGCATAAGTACCCATTTGACTCAgaacaggaatttttttttccttttttatttgggCAAGACCGGAAAAGAAACATATTTCTAATCTATTTTACCCAAagtcttttctatttttagagAATATTGTATTCGCAGGTGTATTCGAGAAAACTGATTACAGCCCTAAAAAATCCTCAAAATCAAGTAAGCAACTAAGCTCTgacataaaaaagtaaatttaccaagtaaaaatttctgGCTTTCTCTCCGTCCAATGAAAGAAgagttttgctattttaagtacACCTACAAATGAGTTTTATTTTGACCAATATCTTCTCATGTTTTCCCTTTATCATATGCATCAAAAGTGTAATTTGCCCCATCCTTTGAAGTGTGAATTTCCTTTAACTTCGTTATGGCCCCTTCCCAGGCAATTTGTGGAtgacttatgttttttttgcctCTGATGGACGTGAAAAGCACAATATGTGGCTATTTGTCATCTTTTGTTCGAAAAACATGGCCTGACCatcctaactttttttttatagctctaGACAATGAATCGAACAATAATTTGATAAATCATCCTCAACCTCTCAAAGCAATGACGCTTCAGAGCAATAGTTGATCACAGTCATTACCACGGTTCCAagattctaatcttagtttgcagtcttaactaatttttaattcctattttcttcaattgtgaaaaaacacccatGACTTTGTTTATCCTACTTTTTGCATTGTAGTTGCATCCATCGTCTTTAATGTTACCGAGGGAAGTGAGGTCATTCAATTGATCGATTTTCTCGTTACCTAACATCTGCTCTTAGCactcatttattcctagtccAAGCGATTTTAGCTTCTTATTTCCAGATCTATTCTTGCACTCTAAACTCTTAAAACCTACAAAAATTCATTCGTTTCTCTAATATTTTTTATCTAAACTCCCAAAACATCTGTGTAATCTAAGTCTAGGCGAGTTTCATTGCCTTTGTGTTTCCTAGGGCGCAACCCTGCTTAGCCTCGTATTCCGCATCGAGTTAACAACTAATCCAACTTCCTATCATATCTAGGGCAATATTTAtctcatacatagcactaatcactaaTTTACTTATCTGATGTAACATACAAGGATAGGGTATTCAATAAgcttttctatcagctgaatgAAATGAGGTGATATGGTGACTGCATTTATTTCTCCTTCCAAGCCAACAGCCACGTATTGTAGGATGTGAATTCTAAGATGAATGTGAATAGAGCAGTTTACTACTTTTCAAGTTATTTACTCATTGACGTGCTTGTTCTCTGTGCaagttttgctgtttttttttttttttttttttttttttttttttttttttttttttttttttgtttttttttgtcttgtgcTTTTAACATATtaacaaaagataaaatttgGCTATCGTTTCATAGCTGAGGCTCAGTTCTATCCCTCTACTGAATTGGATTTTTGAAGTTTGgggtataaaaagtaaaaaaaaagtaagtaaggcAGCCCTAGaaccttaaggtccaaaccagtggtgctgatctccgtttcatggccctttgGTGCATCATGTTTTTTAGACAAAAAGTTTGTTGAAGAAaaggacagttttttttaactttcttgttttctcaaagaaaaggTCTTAGTAATATCATAATTCTAGCTGAGTGAATGGATAGATCTGAAACTAATGAATCTGGTGTATTGTTTCCCTTTTACAACTACAGCCATGTCACAAAATGGTTTTTTTCAGAGGGAACATATTTCTTGAGCCCAGCCAATGAAAATATCTTGTATTGCTCCTGCAAGTTCAAGCTACTGCCAAATTTAGAGCTTTCAGTATTCCAGTGAATTCTCATCGGAAGTAAAATCAAACCAGCCTATCTTCACCAATCTAACAAATCTTGGTTTGACATATTTTGAGTAGTTGGGTTGTCATCCCGTCGGGAAATGGGGTGAACctggaattaaattttattttcaagtacAATCGACAACaagtttaaatataaataaagctaaaagcaactaaaaacgagatatttttttggcataaaaaagaaattagacaCTAAAGCGGACTTCCAGACTATAGTCCGTGGACCACATTTGGCACATTAATCATAGGCTGCGATCTTTGAGGTGCGAGTACgtgttttaagtttgttttggtttcCATTATGTTGCTCAGCTTTTCTGCTTTTCTCGAagcaaaaagtaattttcagTGTTTATTGccgaattttagttttttcttaaaaaaaactctactgttcaaaaaaataattgaatattgacgcaaaaaaaattatatattaaaaaatttatgtgaaaaattgtaatataaaaaaaagaaaaaaattgatattaaactGTCGTGTAAAATTTATTCTTGGAATGAAAGTCCCCGACTTCTAGATAAAAATGACGGCATAATTTTGGTTACTGCTGTGCTaagctgttttttctttgtttttttttatggtaaaagAAGGGTAGAGATACATACCCAAAAAATCACAACTATTGGAGCATAGGAGATCTACGGATGCAATTTAAAATGCTAGTACGCAATGTCGCAATTAAGTACGGAATTTAGTACCCAATTAAGAGGGCGCGATGTTGTCCTCTACAGAGGGTTGTAATGAAATCCACCCAAATCATGATGGTAGAATGCACGAACACCCGAACATAATGCACTTTCTTTTCCAAGTGATTGACAcatcccccctggaaaattttctaatgCTTCATTCTAtatattcttcttaattttgtGTTGATATTCCAtacaaatgctttttttatgttaacTAAGAATCGTTTTTACATCCAATGTTTACCAAGAAGGattatcttgttttattttttttctttgtaaggctTGTGAGAATTTTGTTAGCCACATTATTTGCTACAATAAGCGTCTTGATAgaagattttgattttcttactAAGAAGTGTTTTTTAGTTATTCACAAATCAAAATATATCCCATTAATCAAATGCGAGCGTGGATTGTGACATCTCCGTACTGGTAATGGCGTAGTACCGCTCCGGCAGTTGGAAACTCCGAAAAGTAGTTTCATTACTGTGTTTACTGTTGTCCAGAcgcaatatattaaaaaaaatccattgtgACAAGTTAGGAAACTCAGTAAAATGTCCATGTTTTGACGTATAAGTCCGCTTTTTGGGCGTTTTAAATTGCATACCTACTTTTATTCAAAACCCTTATGATCGCTCCTAAATTCGTAACTTGTCCATCTATTTAATTTAGCGGCTACATAAGCTTTATTGACATAtttttgtgtgattttttttaagtaaagaagGATTTTTAAAATCCTTTATTATGTTAGAATTTAAACCCATTTGCCCCACTCTCTCCCCCGTGCCGCAATGGTTTTGAAATTGTCTGTAATATCACTGTCAGCTTGTTTTTCACAACTAAACTATGTTGGTTATTATGCCTGCTATCTGTGCCTTTgaagtttaatattttattggtCGTGTGtcgcttttattattttttactggaTTTTACTAGTGATGacatttatctttgagtgtacttcatttaatagtttatgtggtTCAACAGACTATCTCAAATCTGTGATATCATtgagaagtttcaattttcccCCATGTTTTGTGAAATTGtctgaattttttgtttaaatcacGGAATAAACCCATCTATTACGTTTTATGATTATTTAACTTTTAAGTCTTTTTCTAAGCTAGTTGGCACATAAGACATATGTATAAAATAATGATAAGAATCATGCTTGGGCGCATCCGTGCAATATGGTCAGTGATCATTCCAGAAGGTCTTGTGGATTTCCCACCAAAAAGATCGAAACTCGGTCAGATGTTTACTGCCTGTCAAATCATGGAAATATATCTTGAACTTGACTGCAGTATCTATCATTCTCCGTACGCTTTGAATAAGCGTTCGACCTCATTTGGAGGTCTGCCACATCCTTCTTCGCTTTAGCATCCCAACCAACTTGGTCTCCCTGGTC
Protein-coding regions in this window:
- the LOC136029859 gene encoding uncharacterized protein LOC136029859 isoform X1; its protein translation is MVMCGNSRISAYFCFNVRRGNMSHKREDEQLQEFEERVRLNYSSSPISSTYGEKKELCGKSFRLARCCILGIILPIICVSIPLHAKYATYYESEIPLAASDMRIMDKHISTAWCQKQVLEVNASSYSAYLIDSKPEREVDMHQVSMLRHFTITDDTKEYWGFYLLKGSKITVSSCSGRYGTTLLVIRGRQNLQYCAYVGEESTEDNDSSEEAVAVREARKFSPRLNVTVQSEELSEQNGSRADSQSSTINTFGIVKEALLSEVNNIYKKVQSKDHESGANSKLWYSLNGENHREKRRVLERTIDIPRLEDSSEEGTEAFLENSGEFEDPNEFSKKWRERHDGMAQDHGGINFTRNLDSNSEEGSSFSSSEEAMLKCSGFVEYMLLNSDPKCMEPIEPTSNTVSFTVQEDDYYYFIFSSDNERYDAPMSARFTIDRIVYKVTAPIETCVNSTKCEFSLSFGSSQRVLLSLNTPETDSSVWDEIYTVKSICEPRVSMYMGFVLTAIILLMFFAFA
- the LOC136029859 gene encoding uncharacterized protein LOC136029859 isoform X2, which translates into the protein MSHKREDEQLQEFEERVRLNYSSSPISSTYGEKKELCGKSFRLARCCILGIILPIICVSIPLHAKYATYYESEIPLAASDMRIMDKHISTAWCQKQVLEVNASSYSAYLIDSKPEREVDMHQVSMLRHFTITDDTKEYWGFYLLKGSKITVSSCSGRYGTTLLVIRGRQNLQYCAYVGEESTEDNDSSEEAVAVREARKFSPRLNVTVQSEELSEQNGSRADSQSSTINTFGIVKEALLSEVNNIYKKVQSKDHESGANSKLWYSLNGENHREKRRVLERTIDIPRLEDSSEEGTEAFLENSGEFEDPNEFSKKWRERHDGMAQDHGGINFTRNLDSNSEEGSSFSSSEEAMLKCSGFVEYMLLNSDPKCMEPIEPTSNTVSFTVQEDDYYYFIFSSDNERYDAPMSARFTIDRIVYKVTAPIETCVNSTKCEFSLSFGSSQRVLLSLNTPETDSSVWDEIYTVKSICEPRVSMYMGFVLTAIILLMFFAFA